ACTtgcgaggggctgggggagggctgGCACGAGCCTGTGCCGTGCGGGCCCAGGTGGGGTCTGTGCTCCTTGCACCATGCACCTCAGGGAAGAGCACGAGGGGGTTTTCTCCCCCAGAATTGCAGAGGTCGATGGCTAACGCCTTCAGGTGGATGGAGACCGGCTCCTTTGGGCTGCTGAGTGATGCATCGTGCTGAGCAGGCAGTGCCCGAGAGGAGTGCCTTTGATTTGGCATTTCGTAACCTCGCGCCTCTGCGGATAATAGCCACACGGCGCACGTCACGCGGTCACTGGCATGCGGGAGGCCTTTGCAAGGCCGCCTTCCTGGCCAGCACCAGGACCCTGGTCTTCCCTGTGgctctgcaaagaaagcaagggGCCGCCCCGAGCCCGAGCCCTTGGGCAAGTGCTATGGCACGCAGGGCGCTCGCAGTCAGCCTTTGTCACGCTGCATGCCCTCTTACACACCGAGATAATGAAAAGACAGCTGGGCTCATTCGGCCCGTGAGGTGGCAGCTGGCAAGCATCCAAGCGGGGTAATTGCAGGGGCTGATAGAGCAGGTTGGGGCTGGAGAGGAAACAGCATCAGCAAAACAGCCCCATGCCacgcagggaggaggcaggggctcGGCCGCTGCGGGCCACGTGCCCCCAGCGCGGCCAGCTCCTCCCCGCACTCGCCAGCCCGGCATAAAAGCGCTGCCCTCGGCAAGCGCTGGCATCCGCCGCTCCTGCCTCGCTCTGCTCAGGAACAGGGTAGGTGGGTGCCTGCAGCTCTCGGCCTCCTCTGGCAGGGGCTGGCGTGGGGACTCCGTGGCCAGGAGAGCACTGCTGGCCATGGGCGTGCTGGCAGCAGGCTTGGAGGGCCAGGGCGGGCTGAGTggcggagggaggaggaaggagccccGTGGCCCAGACGCGCAGAGCCAGGCCTCGCACAGGCTCTCGGGGAGGGCTTGCGTGCCCTCTGTGTGCAGAGAGGGCAAGGCAAGGGGTGCGGAGAGCAGGGCGCTGaggggggctggctgggcaAAGAGCAAGCGGCAGGCAGTGCGGGCAAGGTggcggctccggcccctccagctccagggcagccctgggaaCAGGGCACTGCTCGGCCACGGGATCTCCTCCTCGCTCATGACACCTGTCCTTGGCTCCCGCGTGTTTCAGGCTCAGCTCTCTCGCACAAAGATGTCTTGCTACGACCTGTGCCCACCGAAAACCGGCGTCGCCGTCCCCCAGCCCATCGCTGAGAGCTGCAACGAGCTGTGCGCCCGGCAGTGCCCCGACTCGACGGCCTTCATCCAGCCGCCCCCCGTCGTCGTCACCTTCcccggccccatcctcagctccttcccccagcaagCCGTGGTGGGCTCCTCCGGAGCACCCGCCTTTGGGGGCaacctggggctgggaggcctCTACGGCGCCGGCGCCACCCTGGGCTCGGGGGGCCTCTGCACCTTTGGCAGACCCTACGCTTCTCCCGCCTGCAGCCCTTGTGCCTTGCCCCGCTACAGCAAGAAGCTGTGGGACACCTGTGGGCCCTGCTAGAcccagccccagagcccccagAGCCCCTGGGCCTCCTCAGCCTCacacctcctctcctttctcccctccgtcccctctCTCCATCTTGcctctcctccttgctcctgcccATGCCCAGGTGCATGGTGCAACTCCACCATCGTCCCACAGGGCACTTGCTTGTCTCCACAACAGCCACCGCCTGGGAGAAGCCTGAAGGAACACCTCTCTTGAAGCCCGGGGTGACaacctgcctgcctctgccttgtGTGTCTTTCTGCAGTGGGTGCTTTCCTGCACTGCAATAAAGCAAGCCTGCATCCAACAcctgcctctctgcctttcctttcaaGGCCTAGcgtgggctgcagggctccctCGCCCTGCGCGTGTCCCCCTccagccgggccagggcaggctcagccccagcagagcccggctgagctgccttttgggagacaccccccccccccgccacggtCCCGCGGCTGAGCTCCAAGGGCCCTGCCTGAACGCAGGTGGCTCCCCTGCCTGCACGACATGCAGCCCTGGGGTGTTTGCAGGCCTCCAGCCTCCCTGCGCGTGAGCACGGCTGCCCCAGGGGATGGGAGCCAGCCAGGAGCAATTCCTGCCGCAGCTCCAGACCTTTGTGCCTCCTTGGCTCAGCTTGAGGCcctgggagaaaaaggaaacgGGAGGCTTcccattcccttcctcttccctaaCAACGTCCAgtgccctttcctcttctttgtacccttttgctactttttttccgcttctcccccttcttcttctccttccccttctccctccctttcctctttccctaccgcttctccctccccttcccttgcctcttctcctcctcctttcccttcctcttcccttctttttctactcccccttccccttcctcatcccatttcccttccccttccactcccctctccccttccctctcctccttcaccttccctttccccttccacttccccatccccagcacagaCCAACACACGCCGTGCTCCTCGGTTCTCTGCCGCAGACGccaaatcacagaaaacacagcctgacTGTTGTGGCAGGAGCCTTTGCAGGGCATCTTGTCATGCTGCCccctcaagcagggtcaccccGAGCCGGCTGCCCAGCGCCGTGGCCACACGGCTTTTGCACGTCTCCAAGGACGCAGGCTCCACAACCTCCCGGGCCAACTTGTGCCAGGGCTCGTTCACCCTCACAGTGGAAAAAGGGCTTTGGGATGTTGAGGCGGAGCCTCCCGTCTTTCAGCTGGTGCccattgtctcttgtcctgGCACTGGACAcctctgaaaagagcctggctccatcttcttgatGCCTTCCCTTCAGCCATGGGTGCACACTGACGAgacactccccccaccccaccccgagCCTCCTCAGCGCCAAGAGGAACAGTCCCATCTCTCTGAGGCTCTCCCCAGAGGACACGTGCTCCCTGTCCCTTCGGCAGCTGTGTGCGGcactttgctggactctctccagtagccCCACATCTCTCCcgtgctggggagcccagcactggacacagcagCCCAGGGGTGGCCTCGCCAGCGCCGAGTGGAGGCCAAGgatcccctccctccacctcctccgcatgcagcccaggacaccgCCGGCTGCCTTTGCCCCAACGCACGTTGCCGGCTCATGCTCAGCTTGGcgtccaccagcacccccagggccTTTCCTGacaagctgctctccagcaatCGACGGCCATTTCCCGGGCACGGGGTTTAACGCTggctctcctccagcctcctctgtgcagACGCCCGGAGATGCTGCCCTGCTTCTGCGGAGCAGCGGGACCTGGCGGAGCTGCTGCCGCTCCCGGGCTGAGAAGACCGGGCAAGGGAGCACTGCCAGCGCCTGTCCTGCCTTctgccctttccccagctcctgcaaGGCCCACCAAAGGGctctctctcccctgcctgctgcctgcatcctccctctcccaccaccacccaccctcCCCTTGCCCAGGCATCCGAGGACCACTATTTGCCCTCCCACAGCTGCCGGGAACCCACCCACGGGGTCCTCCCAACATGGCacatggagggagggagacatGACTTGAATGCAGGAAACCTTTATTGTgcccagaggagcaggagagacTGTCAGAGAGACGGTGGGCAGGACCCAGAGAGGCCGGTCGCCACGTGTtgggggaagcagagggatCTTCTCCAGGGCATCGCCTCTCGCTCCAGATGCCCCCTTGGCGCGGCATGCCAGATCCCGAGGACTTGGCCCATCAGCCTCGCAGGGCCTTTCGGGtccacctcctgccccatccgACAGCTGGGacgagaggggaggggaggggaggagagcagagggcaggagaagagggcagggaagggctgagggTGGGTGGCACTGCCGGCTGCCCAGGCGTTGGCTGGGGCTGGCGATGCTCAGCTCTCCTCAGTGCCCCGTGCCcgccagctcagccctgcttgggtggtggtgttggcgtttgggctgggggcagcgcctggggctgagctgggtcTAGCAGGGCCCACAGGTGTCCCACAGCTTCTTGCTGTAGCGGGGCAAGGCACAAGGGCTGCAGGCGGGAGAAGCGTAGGGTCTGCCAAAGGTGCAGAGGCCCCCCGAGCCCAGGGTGGCGCCGGCGCCGTAGaggcctcccagccccaggttGCCCCCAAAGGCGGGTGCTCCGGAGGAGCCCACCACGGcttgctgggggaaggagctgaggatggggccgggGAAGGTGACGACGACGGGGGGCGGCTGGATGAAGGCCGTCGAGTCGGGGCACTGCCGGGCGCACAGCTCGTTGCAGCTCTCAGCGATGGGCTGGGGGACGGCGACGCCGGTTTTCGGTGGGCACAGGTCGTAGCAAGACATCTTTGCGCAGGATCGGACGGTGCTCTGCAAGAAGGCAGAGATTGCAAGAGAGCAGCAGAGGCGAGCGCCCGaggcggaggggccggggccggagcaGGGGGCCGGGAGGAGAAACGCTCACAGACTTACCCTGTTCCCAGAGGCAAAGGTGGCCAGAGCAGTGCTTGGGGGAgcctggcagaggcagagcttTTATAGCAGCCCCGCCATTGCTCAGCACCACCTGGGCCAGTCTGCAGAGGCGGCACTCCCTCCTGCCAATGATGATGGGGCtgtccagctcctgcccctcccTGAGTCAGCATCCCCTCGCCAGGCCAGCACCTGCCACTTCCGAggctttcctcccctttctggTTCGAGGGCTAAATGATAGCAGGCATCTCCCTGCTGGGGTCTGCGCACAGCAGGAGAGggctgtgcttctgcagctcCCCGCTGCCTGCCTCGTGCTCTGCCCGGGGAAGACATGTCTGCCCCGTGCCcgcagccaggctctgctgggaggagagacaCCGCGAGCGCCGGCGGGGCCGAGCCAGCCGGGGGCTGCTGCGGTCATGCCACCAGGCAGAGTTCccatctccccagcaccccaagggCAGCCCCGGCCCAGCACCGTCCCCCAGCAATGGGGCTCCCGGGACACTtgcgaggggctgggggagggctgGCACGAGCCTGTGCCGTGCGGGCCCAGGTGGGGTCTGTGCTCCTTGCACCATGCACCTCAGGGAAGAGCACGAGGGGGTTTTCTCCCCCAGAATTGCAGAGGTCGATGGCTAACGCCTTCAGGTGGATGGAGACCGGCTCCTTTGGGCTGCTGAGTGATGCATCGTGCTGAGCAGGCAGTGCCCGAGAGGAGTGCCTTTGATTTGGCATTTCGTAACCTCGCGCCTCTGCGGATAATAGCCACACGGCGCACGTCACGCGGTCACTGGCATGCGGGAGGCCTTTGCAAGGCCGCCTTCCTGGCCAGCACCAGGACCCTGGTCTTCCCTGTGgctctgcaaagaaagcaagggGCCGCCCCGAGCCCGAGCCCTTGGGCAAGTGCTATGGCACGCAGGGCGCTCGCAGTCAGCCTTTGTCACGCTGCATGCCCTCTTACACACCGAGATAATGAAAAGACAGCTGGGCTCATTCGGCCCGTGAGGTGGCAGCTGGCAAGCATCCAAGCGGGGTAATTGCAGGGGCTGATAGAGCAGGTTGGGGCTGGAGAGGAAACAGCATCAGCAAAACAGCCCCATGCCacgcagggaggaggcaggggctcGGCCGCTGCGGGCCACGTGCCCCCAGCGCGGCCAGCTCCTCCCCGCACTCGCCAGCCCGGCATAAAAGCGCTGCCCTCGGCAAGCGCTGGCATCCGCCGCTCCTGCCTCGCTCTGCTCAGGAACAGGGTAGGTGGGTGCCTGCAGCTCTCGGCCTCCTCTGGCAGGGGCTGGCGTGGGGACTCCGTGGCCAGGAGAGCACTGCTGGCCATGGGCGTGCTGGCAGCAGGCTTGGAGGGCCAGGGCGGGCTGAGTggcggagggaggaggaaggagccccGTGGCCCAGACGCGCAGAGCCAGGCCTCGCACAGGCTCTCGGGGAGGGCTTGCGTGCCCTCTGTGTGCAGAGAGGGCAAGGCAAGGGGTGCGGAGAGCAGGGCGCTGaggggggctggctgggcaAAGAGCAAGCGGCAGGCAGTGCGGGCAAGGTggcggctccggcccctccagctccagggcagccctgggaaCAGGGCACTGCTCGGCCACGGGATCTCCTCCTCGCTCATGACACCTGTCCTTGGCTCCCGCGTGTTTCAGGCTCAGCTCTCTCGCACAAAGATGTCTTGCTACGACCTGTGCCCACCGAAAACCGGCGTCGCCGTCCCCCAGCCCATCGCTGAGAGCTGCAACGAGCTGTGCGCCCGGCAGTGCCCCGACTCGACGGCCTTCATCCAGCCGCCCCCCGTCGTCGTCACCTTCcccggccccatcctcagctccttcccccagcaagCCGTGGTGGGCTCCTCCGGAGCACCCGCCTTTGGGGGCaacctggggctgggaggcctCTACGGCGCCGGCGCCACCCTGGGCTCGGGGGGCCTCTGCACCTTTGGCAGACCCTACGCTTCTCCCGCCTGCAGCCCTTGTGCCTTGCCCCGCTACAGCAAGAAGCTGTGGGACACCTGTGGGCCCTGCTAGACCGCACCCCAGAGCCTTCATATCTGTCAGAATTGGTGATCCTAGTAGAATCTGGTCATCCTAAATGTTGCAGCGtctaatattttcttaaattttttttttttgctgttctgaatGTTCCATTTATTCTTCAGTTTCACAGGTCTCTTCCTTTATGTGCTGTTTTGTATGCTTTTTGTTGTCAGGATTCTTTCACTCTATTATTatctttattgttttttttgtgATCCTCATGTAAATTATTGTATACATTTAGCTGATGTGTAAGGTTTAGCTTAACTACTCTGAGCAGAAATTTTtagcttaatttttcatttctttttcttcctcttatgtttttttttatgttctaatTTATTCAACTTATATTTCCCAATAAAGCTTTTATGCATCAAACCTGTAGAGGTTTTTAAAcctattttttattctaaacatTTTTGAGGGTTCACCGGAGTTCATACCTATTCATAATACAGATCGTGTTGTGCTGCACTGCCATAGtccattttctctgtttacTTCCAATGATGTGGTATATTTCCTCTTATTATCTATTTTCTACTGTTGATTATTTTGtgcagtatttttcattcatgGCCAATTAGTAGAGAAAGCAACAGCATGAACGTTTAAAAATGGCTCTTTCCATCCCGTacatatttcctttctcttaagttttttatttaacttcagaaattatCTCCTGCATCTATCTCCCAtaagtttttttcttgtttcttctgcttatTTGATATTCATTAGCATATGATTatcaataattttttaaaatacataacaGATTTTCTCTGGTTGATGCTGTTACTGTTATGGTATAAGACTTTCACTTTCTTTATCTTCCATGAAAATATATTCTAAATTCTCTCCTATGGTCGATTTTGTCACACTTCCTTAGTTTTAAGACGTACTTTGAGACACTAATATATCTTCAAATCACTGACATACTCCTGTCtctcatttaaaatgcagaaattatgattaattttgaaaatatcacTTTTCAGCTCTTTTAATCTCCTGGATTTAACATCCAGCTTTTCAACTTCACCCTTTCTGGTCGCTTAAATTTCTAGAGAGACACTGGAAAGAACAGGAAGTTTTTATCACAGTCCACCAGGTTCCTGCTGAAGACAGTGGTAGACACTCTGTGAAAGGAGCAGACTACTCTGGATGacacagaagggaaagcagGACAGGGACAGAGCTGGCCAGCCCCAGCGGCTATGAACAACCACCTGATTAGGGGAGTGATAGGACTGACAGTGTCTCCCTGTTTAGACTGATGCTATTATTCACCATTGGGACATGTAAGTCACATTGTAACAACAAAACAGCATGCAGAAATCATTAGTCAGTGTTTCTAAGGTGCTTTGATACCCTTTGTTCTTGAGCTGCTTGAGAAAATATGCaataagcactttttttcccacGGGAACCCCCCAAAGAGATTTTGTAATTTGGAGAGCATTTAAATCACAATGTTATTAAATACAAAGTAAGCTACCAAGTGGAGAGAGGAAACAGAGGCCTTTGATGTGGAGAGGGTTTGTTGTCCTGAGACCGAGTAATGAGGCACAACTTGCTCTGACTTGCAGACTTTGCAGTAAAATGTAAATCTAGGTTAAAAAGTCACCCCCAAGCTGGGAGGTGTGAATTGCAGTAATTCACTTTCTATGCCTAGAGAGTGTTTTTTGTCTTCCCCTGCAATAAATGCAGGGCAGTTTTTGTTGGGGAAACAGTCGCTTTAGCCAGCTGTTCTTTCCACTTACCTTCCCAGCCACAACTCCTCCCAAACTGCAAcaatacatcagaaaaaaaacccaaaccagaaatcTAAACACAATTCCTTTATCagctgaagagaaaaggaaaagatcagGGTAAAGCTGTATCACAACAAGTAATATTCAGCTTAGGCATTGCAGGAATTAAGACCAGATATTTCAGCTCTGGGGGTCTTCTCAGGGATGACAAAGAGAAGGGTCTGTAAAATGCCTTGGACATGGGTAAAAACTTAAGAGTTGGAATAAAAGATACTGACTGTCCtctgaaaaagcacagaaaagggGTAAAATAATCACAAATGTATGTAGCATTTTTTCTAGAAAGTATAGTTTGAAATAACTACATATTTTCACCTGATATATAGCAAATGTGACATACTAACAGAGATTTTGATCAAGAAtgttgaaaggatttttttaatgaaagaaaagaagagctACATTAACATTGACCCATGACTTCCAATAGCACAAATCATTATGTAATTAAAGTAGTGGCGTGCACCACCTTGTTTCCTGTACATTAAAGCAAATGTGATTGTGTCACACTGAAGCTTCTAAATCACTCACACATTTTCATACATTAACACAACACCAAACATTAGCTGGGTTGAACACCAACTAATGAATGTTTGTGAAATCATTACAACGTACCTTTTTCTCAAGAAGCCCCAGAACATACCTGATAAGAGTTAACGCTCACAACATCTAACAAAAAAAACTAtctgctgctttgatttttcctcaaaattgtACTTGTTTTACTGGATcatgggcagggctgggacttCATACATTTCTCAATGGTGATTTCTTTGACTTCCTAGCTCAAATCACTGTCAGCAGAACCATGGGCCCCTTTAAAGCTGAATTTCAATTCCCACTTAAACTCTTCtagtgaaacaaaataatttttatgtaggATTGAGTTGCAACTCAAAAGACTTCCTCTCAATGAAAAGCTCTTGGGGAATTGTCATGTGTATTGTATGATCTCAGCTGATATTCATGGCCACTTGAAATCCATCTTAGATCAATGAGGTATATTTACGTTAGGAACGGAAAAGACAAATTCCTGGGTAGTGCTAGGATAAGCTGCACTCTGTGTCCAATTAATTTACCAGGCAAATTTAAAGGGCtgttaaggaaaaatgttaaagggcttttaaggaaaaataaatcagccaAAGATGAGTCTTACAAAATCTCTGAGCAGACAAGCTTATGGCAACTTTGTAAAGGAAGAAGTATCATGTTGAGTCAGCTTAATGCATGTGGTAATTCCAGTGAGGTCACTATAATGATACCAGGAATTACACTAGCCAATTAAGACCTAAGATTAAAGAAATCATGATGGTGTAACATGGACGTCACACGGTGTGAGAATTTGAATAAAATCATAAACACGATAAACACAAAACTTTCAGCACTCAAAGCTGTTAAACAATTCCTGTTTGGCAGCCAAATGCAACAGCCAGCACCAAGCGAGATTCCAACCCCTTAGGAATGCTGAGAAACTGTATAAGCTCCAGGCCCTGAGTTCATCCAGACACATCTTTCGGTTTATTCGCCTTGCTGAGCTTAGTGAGTATGattttttgatttctttctatttACTTAATCAGAACCTAAATCAAAGTAGAAGATTCCTATAGGTATGCTCAGATTTTGAGAAGCATTAGATACTTTCTGTCTGTAACTACTCTTAGCGAAAGCACGAGTAAATGCAGGATTTGGGAGGCTGGGTGTGACTGCAGAAActatgagaaaataatttgagtgTTCTTAGACATTTAGAAACTTaagaaacacagatgaaaatactgttatctcagataattattttcatactttATAAAATTTAAGATAAATGTAATAGATGGCCATCTTTTCAACTGTGTTCAGCTGCATTCTGAGAGACATTAATAAATTCTCTTATTTCAAGCAAAGCAACATCTAATTTGGAGCTCTTTACCCACTTGGGGGAACTCTGTAGCAAATGACACTGAGGTTTCTACACTGTTCTTCAGGGTGTGTGTTTGCAGGAAGTGTCAGACACATCCATGCaactccaaaacaaaaaaccatcTCTAGGGTCAGGTCATTTGCGTGGTGGTCTTACACAGTCAGAAACTTTGGATCCAGGTGTTCAGCTACTGTTAGTTAAGTTGATCAAGGCTGCACCTGAAACATAAGCTATAGACCAGGATAACacataataataatttctctcatatcagcattttgaaatataaCTCATAAGCCCGTTGCCTTGTTTTTACTCTTTACCATTTCTGTCTGTAACAAACCCACATCCACTCCGCAAGATGTCTTGCTACGACCTGTGCCCACCAAAAACCGGCGTCGCCGTCCCCCAGCCCATCGCTGAGAGCTGCAACGAGCTGTGCGCCCGGCAGTGCCCCGACTCGACGGCCTTCATCCAGCCGCCCCCCGTCGTCGTCACCTTCcccggccccatcctcagctccttcccccagcaagCCGTGGTGGGCTCCTCCGGAGCACCCGCCTTTGGGGGCaacctggggctgggaggcctCTACGGCGCCGGCGCCACCCTGGGCTCGGGGGGCCTCTGCACCTTTGGCAGACCCTACGCTTCTCCCGCCTGCAGCCCTTGTGCCTTGCCCCGCTACAGCAAGAAGCTGTGGGACACCTGTGGGCCCTGCTAgacccagctcagccccaggcgctgcccccagcccaaacgccaacaccaccacccaagcagggctgagctggcgGGCACGGGGCACTGAGGAGAGCTGAGCATCGCCAGCCCCAGCCAACGCCTGGGCAGCCGGCAGTGCCACCCAccctcagcccttccctgccctcttctcctgccctctgctctcctcccctcccctcccctctcgtCCCAGCTGTcggatggggcaggaggtggaCCCGAAAGGCCCTGCGAGGCTGATGGGCCAAGTCCTCGGGATCTGGCATGCCGCGCCAAGGGGGCATCTGGAGCGAGAGGCGATGCCCTGGAGAAGatccctctgcttcccccaACACGTGGCGACCGGCCTCTCTGGGTCCTGCCCACCGTCTCTCTGACAgtctctcctgctcctctgggcACAATAAAGGTTTCC
This genomic interval from Buteo buteo chromosome 11, bButBut1.hap1.1, whole genome shotgun sequence contains the following:
- the LOC142036353 gene encoding uncharacterized protein LOC142036353 yields the protein MGVLAAGLEGQGGLSGGGRRKEPRGPDAQSQASHRLSGRACVPSVCREGKARGAESRALRGAGWAKSKRQAVRARWRLRPLQLQGSPGNRALLGHGISSSLMTPVLGSRVFQAQLSRTKMSCYDLCPPKTGVAVPQPIAESCNELCARQCPDSTAFIQPPPVVVTFPGPILSSFPQQAVVGSSGAPAFGGNLGLGGLYGAGATLGSGGLCTFGRPYASPACSPCALPRYSKKLWDTCGPC
- the LOC142036354 gene encoding feather keratin 3-like, with the protein product MSCYDLCPPKTGVAVPQPIAESCNELCARQCPDSTAFIQPPPVVVTFPGPILSSFPQQAVVGSSGAPAFGGNLGLGGLYGAGATLGSGGLCTFGRPYASPACSPCALPRYSKKLWDTCGPC
- the LOC142036356 gene encoding feather keratin 3-like, which gives rise to MSCYDLCPPKTGVAVPQPIAESCNELCARQCPDSTAFIQPPPVVVTFPGPILSSFPQQAVVGSSGAPAFGGNLGLGGLYGAGATLGSGGLCTFGRPYASPACSPCALPRYSKKLWDTCGPC